Proteins encoded within one genomic window of Empedobacter falsenii:
- a CDS encoding N-6 DNA methylase has product MGFSKKQHLQQNIDALRIAFKLEKENRQATVGERLLMMQYSGFGGLKFVLNPIADDIDINHWRKTEHNLFPIVQELHQLLKENPQDEKQYRRYVDSMKSSVLTAFYTPPQVIDAISQSMRDKGLHIDKFLEPSAGIGSFVESFAGNETKVTAYEKDVLTGKILKQLYPESTVRISGFEEIPEKEQNSYDVVASNIPFGDTSVFDLSYSRSKESAKVQAARSIHNYFFLKGNDMLREGGLQAFITSQGILNSPNNEPIRRALMENNDLVSVIRLPNNLFTDYAGTEVGSDLIILQKNTAKQNLTEREDLFCQSTKTGYGTPSNALLDKSGQIVHTHWKVATDPYGQPALIYTHNKGVEGIANSLEQMLSDDFGKHLNLSLYKEKRNDEPIVQIPTQPIVTPPVIEREIQEREIIQPEQHRLTQSAIILESPQELKQLSIFDLFENDDENIAVLTPPKKATKSKKQTTKKQRANIGRQIDLFSSAMQQPYTPSVSNGSVNRTVPPNGTKQEIIRDLFSQSNGNDQADKPAISVPVLAAIPKPAPYSGELQSFHRNDCLVVDNGWVGHLQEVDKVDKTAMFYPLQLPSLQKARAEAYIGVRDIYQQLYNKEAELQTEHKAERENLNQLYDAFVKRYGSLNSADNIKLIKTDSAGKEIPYLERVKGSVIHKADIFSHPVSFSTTTLATDNPEEALASSLNKYGSVDLDYMSEISSMSADALKDALHGRIFYNPLQSEYEISERWIAGNVVEKAQEIIEYVESNPENTEAKHSLMVLEEARPRRIEFEELDFNLGERWIPTGIYAKFASHLFDAEVNIHYSDSSDNFSVICNRGNQNIWVKYAVKAESRTFDGVALLKHALVNTTPDITKKVEIDGKEVKVKDMEAIQMANTKIDEIRTAFTDWLHAQSNEFKKRLTDQYNDKFNCFVRPNYDGSHQEFPGLDRKALGIEDLYGSQKDAVLMIKLNNGAICDHEVGAGKTLIMCTAAQEMKRLGLAHKPMIIGLKSNVHEIAEAYRTAYPHAKILFPGKEDFTPQKRLRIFGDIKNNDWDCVILTHDQFGMIPQSPEIQKEILEIELDNVERNLDAMQSQGAEVTRGMLAGSIKRKENLEVKLKTLQHDIENRKDDIVDFKMMGIDHLFIDESHQFKNLMFNTRHSRVAGLGNVDGSQKALNLLFAIRTIQERTDADMGATFLSGTTISNSLTELYLLFKYLRPRALEKQGINCFDAWAAIYARKTTDYEFSVANNIVAKERFRYFIKVPELAQFYSEITDYRTAKDIGIDRPVKNEILYNIPPTPDQDVFIKKLMEFAKTGNAVLLGRPPLSPTEEKAKMLIATDYARKMSLDMQMVSGAYKDHPDSKASHCAGNIAKYYNKFNAQKGTQFVFSDLGTYKPNEWNVYSEIRRKLVEDHGIPANEVRFIQEAKTDNQRKELIKGMNEGKIRVLFGSTSMLGTGVNAQKRAVAIHHLDTPWRPSDLAQRDGRAIRKGNEIAKFFADNKVDVVIYAVEKSLDSYKFNLLFNKQLFIDQLKSNNLGKRTIDEGSMDEKSGMNFSEYVAILSGNTDLLDKAKVEKQIAGLESEKQAFNRSKSSAKYKLEDFTAELGKAQSRFDRMSLDWTNLQGRIQKKQDGTIINAVQLADLPANANPKQIGTKLNELADKARTGGDYEEIGNLYGFQLLVKTEATQKDSSSLVEKHNRFFIQGEGNIKYTFNSGVMAKEPETASLNFLRALEKLPTYIKKEQENIIEFQKDIPILQQVVNGTWAKEKRLSELKTELAGIDRKIQLSLSPDKKADALEQVEKQKETPKFQEGIIRTKGIHIPRSIF; this is encoded by the coding sequence ATGGGCTTCAGTAAAAAGCAACATCTCCAACAAAACATTGATGCCTTACGAATTGCTTTTAAACTGGAAAAGGAGAACCGTCAAGCCACCGTAGGCGAAAGACTGCTAATGATGCAATACAGCGGATTTGGCGGTCTTAAATTCGTGCTGAACCCCATAGCGGATGATATAGACATCAACCATTGGAGAAAAACCGAACATAACCTTTTCCCGATTGTGCAGGAACTCCACCAACTGCTAAAAGAAAATCCCCAAGACGAAAAGCAATACCGCAGGTACGTGGACAGTATGAAAAGCTCGGTACTAACCGCTTTTTATACACCACCGCAGGTGATAGATGCCATTTCGCAATCAATGCGTGATAAGGGTTTGCACATTGACAAGTTCCTTGAACCATCGGCAGGTATCGGATCATTTGTCGAATCCTTTGCAGGGAACGAAACCAAAGTTACAGCCTATGAAAAAGATGTGCTCACAGGAAAAATATTAAAACAGCTTTATCCCGAAAGCACTGTCCGTATAAGCGGTTTTGAAGAAATACCCGAAAAAGAACAAAACAGTTACGATGTTGTTGCCAGCAATATCCCTTTTGGCGATACTTCTGTTTTTGACCTTTCGTATTCTCGTAGTAAAGAGAGTGCAAAAGTTCAGGCTGCCCGAAGCATTCACAATTATTTCTTTCTGAAAGGTAACGATATGCTCCGTGAGGGCGGTTTACAGGCTTTTATTACCTCACAAGGGATTTTAAACAGTCCGAATAACGAGCCTATACGCAGAGCGTTGATGGAAAACAACGATTTGGTATCCGTAATTCGCTTACCCAATAATCTATTTACTGATTATGCAGGTACTGAGGTCGGCAGTGATCTTATCATTCTCCAAAAGAATACAGCAAAACAAAATCTGACCGAAAGAGAAGATTTATTTTGCCAAAGTACGAAAACAGGCTACGGTACGCCAAGCAATGCTTTGTTAGATAAAAGTGGACAAATTGTACATACACATTGGAAAGTAGCTACCGACCCTTACGGGCAACCTGCTTTAATCTATACACACAACAAGGGTGTTGAGGGCATTGCAAATAGCCTTGAACAGATGCTTTCCGATGATTTTGGAAAGCATTTAAACTTGTCTTTGTACAAAGAAAAACGGAATGATGAACCTATTGTTCAAATTCCGACACAGCCCATTGTTACACCTCCAGTTATTGAACGTGAAATTCAAGAGCGTGAAATCATTCAGCCGGAACAACATCGTTTAACACAATCAGCCATCATACTGGAAAGTCCGCAGGAATTAAAACAGTTAAGCATTTTCGACCTGTTTGAAAATGATGATGAAAACATAGCGGTTTTAACTCCACCAAAGAAAGCAACGAAATCTAAAAAGCAAACTACCAAAAAACAACGGGCTAACATTGGTCGCCAAATCGACCTGTTCAGTTCAGCAATGCAGCAACCTTATACGCCTTCAGTTTCCAATGGCTCGGTCAATAGAACCGTTCCACCCAACGGAACAAAACAGGAAATTATTCGCGATTTATTTTCGCAGTCTAACGGAAATGACCAGGCTGATAAACCAGCTATTTCCGTACCTGTTCTTGCAGCCATTCCTAAGCCTGCTCCGTATAGTGGCGAATTGCAATCGTTCCATCGTAACGATTGCCTTGTGGTTGATAATGGTTGGGTAGGTCATTTACAGGAAGTAGATAAAGTGGATAAAACTGCAATGTTCTACCCATTGCAATTACCTTCTTTACAGAAAGCAAGAGCCGAAGCGTATATCGGAGTACGTGATATTTACCAACAGCTTTACAATAAAGAAGCGGAACTACAAACCGAACATAAGGCAGAAAGAGAAAATTTAAACCAACTGTACGATGCTTTTGTAAAAAGGTACGGTAGTCTGAACAGCGCCGATAATATCAAGCTGATTAAGACGGATAGTGCCGGAAAAGAAATCCCTTATTTGGAGCGTGTAAAAGGGAGTGTTATCCATAAAGCGGATATTTTCAGCCATCCTGTAAGTTTTTCCACGACAACATTAGCAACCGATAATCCCGAAGAAGCATTAGCATCCTCATTGAATAAATACGGAAGTGTTGATTTGGACTATATGTCCGAAATCAGCAGTATGTCTGCAGATGCCTTGAAAGATGCTCTGCACGGTCGTATTTTTTATAATCCCCTGCAAAGTGAATACGAAATTTCCGAACGCTGGATAGCCGGTAACGTGGTAGAAAAAGCACAGGAAATAATAGAATATGTAGAAAGCAATCCCGAAAATACCGAAGCAAAGCACAGCCTTATGGTATTGGAAGAAGCCCGACCAAGACGTATCGAATTTGAGGAACTGGACTTTAACCTTGGTGAACGCTGGATACCCACAGGTATTTATGCCAAATTTGCTTCGCACCTGTTCGATGCGGAAGTGAATATCCATTATTCCGACAGTTCCGATAATTTTTCCGTAATCTGTAATCGGGGCAATCAAAATATATGGGTAAAATATGCGGTAAAGGCTGAAAGCAGGACGTTTGATGGCGTTGCTCTGCTCAAACACGCTCTTGTCAATACGACGCCCGATATCACCAAAAAAGTCGAAATAGACGGCAAGGAAGTCAAAGTAAAGGATATGGAAGCCATACAGATGGCAAACACTAAAATTGACGAAATACGTACCGCTTTTACCGATTGGTTACACGCACAGAGCAATGAGTTTAAAAAAAGGCTAACCGACCAATACAATGATAAGTTTAATTGTTTTGTTCGCCCAAACTATGATGGAAGCCATCAGGAGTTTCCGGGATTAGACCGTAAAGCATTGGGCATTGAAGACCTGTACGGAAGTCAAAAAGATGCCGTATTGATGATTAAACTCAATAACGGTGCTATCTGCGATCACGAAGTAGGTGCAGGAAAAACATTGATAATGTGTACGGCAGCACAGGAAATGAAGCGTTTGGGACTTGCTCATAAACCAATGATAATCGGGCTGAAAAGTAATGTGCACGAAATCGCCGAAGCCTATCGCACTGCCTATCCACACGCTAAAATCCTCTTTCCGGGCAAAGAAGATTTTACACCGCAAAAACGCCTGCGAATTTTCGGAGATATTAAAAACAACGATTGGGACTGTGTGATTTTAACACACGACCAATTCGGTATGATACCGCAATCGCCAGAAATTCAAAAGGAAATCCTCGAAATAGAATTGGATAATGTGGAGCGAAACCTCGATGCGATGCAGTCGCAGGGAGCTGAAGTAACAAGAGGTATGCTTGCCGGGTCCATTAAACGGAAAGAAAACCTCGAAGTAAAGCTAAAGACTTTACAGCACGATATTGAAAATCGCAAAGATGATATTGTCGATTTTAAAATGATGGGCATAGACCATTTATTTATCGACGAGAGCCATCAGTTTAAAAACCTGATGTTTAACACCCGTCACAGCCGTGTAGCTGGATTGGGTAACGTGGACGGTAGCCAAAAAGCGTTAAACCTGCTGTTTGCAATCAGAACCATACAGGAGCGTACCGATGCAGATATGGGTGCAACCTTTCTTTCGGGTACAACTATCAGCAATTCATTGACGGAATTGTACCTGCTCTTTAAATACCTGCGACCACGGGCATTGGAAAAACAAGGTATTAACTGTTTTGATGCGTGGGCAGCAATCTATGCCCGAAAAACGACTGACTATGAGTTTTCGGTTGCCAACAATATTGTGGCGAAAGAACGTTTTCGATACTTTATCAAAGTACCCGAGCTTGCACAGTTTTACTCGGAAATTACGGATTACCGTACTGCAAAGGATATTGGTATCGACCGACCTGTAAAAAATGAAATCCTGTATAACATTCCACCAACTCCCGACCAGGATGTATTTATTAAAAAACTGATGGAATTTGCCAAAACAGGAAATGCAGTCTTGTTGGGAAGACCGCCCTTATCTCCAACAGAAGAAAAAGCAAAGATGCTGATTGCTACGGACTATGCCCGTAAGATGTCATTAGATATGCAAATGGTAAGCGGAGCTTACAAAGACCATCCCGATAGCAAGGCTTCACATTGTGCAGGTAATATTGCCAAATATTACAACAAATTCAACGCACAGAAAGGAACGCAGTTCGTGTTCTCGGATTTGGGAACGTATAAGCCTAATGAATGGAATGTGTATTCCGAAATTAGACGCAAACTCGTGGAAGACCACGGTATACCTGCAAACGAAGTACGCTTTATACAGGAAGCAAAAACGGACAACCAACGTAAGGAACTGATTAAAGGAATGAATGAGGGCAAAATCCGTGTGTTATTCGGCTCAACAAGTATGCTCGGTACAGGTGTCAATGCACAGAAAAGAGCTGTTGCCATTCATCATCTGGACACACCTTGGCGACCAAGTGACCTTGCCCAACGTGATGGTCGAGCAATCCGCAAAGGCAATGAGATTGCCAAGTTCTTTGCCGATAATAAAGTAGATGTAGTTATCTATGCCGTTGAAAAATCACTAGATAGTTATAAGTTTAATCTGTTGTTCAATAAACAGTTATTTATCGACCAATTAAAATCCAATAATCTCGGTAAACGTACTATTGATGAGGGCAGTATGGACGAAAAATCGGGAATGAATTTCTCAGAATATGTAGCAATTCTTTCGGGAAATACTGACCTGTTGGATAAAGCCAAAGTAGAAAAACAGATTGCTGGATTGGAAAGCGAAAAACAGGCGTTTAACCGTTCCAAATCAAGTGCGAAATACAAGCTGGAAGATTTTACGGCAGAACTGGGTAAAGCTCAATCCCGCTTTGACAGGATGAGCCTTGATTGGACTAACCTTCAAGGACGTATTCAGAAAAAGCAGGACGGTACGATTATTAATGCTGTTCAGTTAGCCGACCTACCAGCTAATGCAAACCCAAAACAGATTGGAACTAAACTCAATGAGCTTGCGGACAAAGCTCGTACAGGTGGAGATTATGAAGAAATCGGAAATCTTTACGGTTTTCAGCTTTTGGTTAAAACCGAAGCCACACAAAAAGATAGTAGCAGTCTTGTAGAAAAACATAACCGTTTCTTTATTCAGGGCGAGGGAAATATCAAATATACCTTCAACAGTGGTGTAATGGCAAAAGAACCCGAAACCGCATCATTGAACTTTTTGAGGGCATTGGAAAAACTGCCAACTTACATAAAAAAAGAGCAAGAGAATATCATAGAGTTCCAAAAAGATATACCTATACTTCAGCAAGTAGTAAACGGAACCTGGGCAAAGGAAAAACGACTAAGCGAACTCAAAACCGAATTAGCAGGTATTGACCGGAAGATACAATTATCCCTTTCGCCAGATAAAAAAGCAGATGCTCTGGAGCAAGTGGAAAAGCAGAAAGAAACTCCAAAATTTCAGGAAGGCATTATACGGACAAAAGGTATTCATATACCTCGTAGTATATTTTAG
- a CDS encoding DUF1896 domain-containing protein, with protein sequence MSTQQKDLSYFRLRLQELLNSSFPEKAHDQKFIDQRSSWAANAYEVAFRSGNVVEQCNEIANYILFENLHFSKFDTVFQVVCNEFDTLMADEELRPFALKMFTVCEPVFSNYKLTDDFAYTYEFDALYTEVTGTIAIWIEKNGLQ encoded by the coding sequence ATGAGTACACAGCAAAAAGACCTATCGTATTTCAGGTTACGACTGCAAGAATTATTAAACAGCAGCTTCCCTGAAAAGGCACACGACCAAAAGTTTATCGACCAACGTTCATCGTGGGCTGCCAATGCTTATGAGGTGGCTTTCCGTTCGGGAAACGTAGTTGAGCAATGCAACGAGATTGCCAATTATATCCTGTTTGAAAATCTGCATTTCTCCAAATTCGATACGGTTTTCCAAGTCGTATGCAATGAGTTTGATACCCTAATGGCAGACGAAGAACTACGACCGTTCGCTCTTAAAATGTTCACCGTCTGTGAGCCTGTTTTCTCCAACTATAAATTAACTGATGATTTCGCTTACACCTATGAGTTTGATGCTCTTTATACCGAAGTAACTGGAACCATTGCAATATGGATAGAGAAAAATGGGCTTCAGTAA
- a CDS encoding voltage-gated chloride channel family protein: MSINNKKSFGQKINLSTKVFFRKYPSISYILKWTFLCLLIGLCVGSASAGFLQSLDWVTNYRENHLWLIALLPIGGFFIGLLYYYLGKDIEAGNNLLIDTIHNPKEIISFRMAPYVYIGTIATHFFGGSAGREGTALQMAGAIADQFVKPFRLTESERKILIISAISAGFGSVFGTPLAGAVFGLEVFLIGRLKYDAIFPAFAAGIIADLVTKLWQTHHTHYHINFVPNISFLNIIYAIIAGIIFGLCSATFSKVIHKTSAIFKSKIEFAPFRPLVGGVIVAFAVWAIGTTKYIGLGIPTIVHSFDQQLPAYDFALKMAFTIITLSAGFKGGEITPLFFIGATLGNTISLFIPLPTGLLAGMGFVAVFAGATNTPLACIIMAIELFGVECGVYVAIACVISYLLSGHTSIYGKQMIGEPKNRRFSNHQGKRLTELNGNHK, from the coding sequence ATGTCAATAAATAACAAAAAGTCATTCGGTCAAAAAATCAATTTATCTACGAAAGTATTTTTCAGAAAGTATCCTTCAATTTCCTACATCCTTAAATGGACATTTTTATGTTTGCTTATCGGACTTTGTGTTGGTAGTGCTTCAGCAGGTTTTCTGCAATCATTGGACTGGGTTACAAATTATCGTGAAAATCATTTATGGTTAATTGCATTATTGCCAATTGGTGGTTTTTTCATCGGTTTGCTCTATTACTATTTGGGCAAAGACATTGAAGCAGGAAATAATTTGCTTATTGACACCATTCACAATCCAAAAGAAATTATCTCGTTCCGAATGGCTCCGTATGTGTATATCGGAACTATTGCTACGCATTTTTTTGGCGGCTCGGCAGGACGTGAGGGGACGGCTTTACAAATGGCGGGTGCTATTGCCGACCAATTTGTCAAACCTTTTCGATTGACAGAGAGCGAACGAAAAATTTTAATTATTTCGGCTATTTCCGCAGGTTTCGGCTCCGTATTCGGAACACCATTAGCAGGTGCAGTCTTTGGTTTGGAAGTTTTTCTAATCGGACGACTGAAATATGATGCTATTTTTCCTGCATTTGCCGCAGGAATTATTGCCGATTTAGTTACCAAACTTTGGCAGACACATCACACACATTATCACATCAATTTTGTACCCAACATTTCATTTCTAAATATTATATATGCAATTATTGCAGGGATTATTTTTGGGTTATGTTCCGCAACATTTAGCAAGGTCATTCATAAAACAAGTGCGATTTTTAAATCAAAAATTGAATTTGCTCCTTTTCGTCCCTTAGTTGGCGGAGTGATTGTGGCTTTTGCGGTTTGGGCAATCGGCACAACAAAATACATTGGGTTAGGTATTCCAACTATTGTTCACTCGTTTGACCAACAATTACCTGCATATGATTTTGCGTTGAAAATGGCTTTTACTATTATCACACTTTCGGCAGGTTTCAAAGGCGGCGAAATAACGCCGTTATTCTTTATCGGAGCAACTTTGGGAAATACTATAAGTTTATTCATTCCGTTACCAACAGGACTTTTGGCAGGAATGGGATTTGTTGCTGTATTTGCAGGAGCAACCAATACACCATTAGCTTGTATTATTATGGCAATTGAACTATTTGGTGTTGAATGTGGTGTATATGTAGCTATCGCTTGTGTAATTTCGTATCTCTTGTCAGGCCACACTAGTATTTACGGTAAACAAATGATTGGCGAACCAAAGAACCGCAGATTTTCAAATCACCAAGGAAAACGCTTAACTGAACTCAATGGAAATCATAAATAA
- a CDS encoding NmrA family NAD(P)-binding protein, whose amino-acid sequence MKIVLTGSLGHIGKPLAEGLVAKGHSVTVISSNVGRQNEIEAIGAVPAVGSLEDVGFLVKTFTGANIVYLMEPPANYFNKTIDVYAHRIRIANIYVQAILLAGVTKVVHLSSIGAHTDHGNGMLRIHYEVEQILKELPESVSLKEMRPVGFYYNMFAFIPAIKSQGAIIQNYGGDKKEPWVSPLDIASAIVEEMEKPFNGRTIRYIASDEVSPNKVAQVLGEAIGKPDLKWQMVSDEQFLNALLAIGFNPQVAKGYTEMNASRRTDAYEDYNLYKPQSLGKVKLTDFAGEFATVFNKK is encoded by the coding sequence ATGAAAATTGTATTGACAGGTTCTTTAGGGCATATCGGAAAACCACTTGCAGAAGGGTTGGTAGCAAAAGGACATTCCGTAACGGTTATCAGCAGTAATGTCGGCAGACAAAATGAGATCGAAGCTATTGGGGCAGTTCCTGCTGTTGGCTCGCTTGAAGACGTAGGTTTTCTTGTGAAAACTTTTACAGGTGCAAACATCGTTTATCTGATGGAACCGCCCGCAAATTATTTCAATAAAACTATCGATGTTTACGCACACAGGATAAGGATAGCTAATATTTACGTACAGGCTATTCTATTGGCAGGTGTAACCAAAGTGGTGCATTTGAGCAGTATCGGTGCACATACAGATCACGGAAACGGAATGCTCCGAATTCATTATGAGGTAGAGCAGATTTTAAAAGAATTACCGGAATCGGTTTCCCTGAAAGAAATGCGACCTGTTGGCTTTTACTATAACATGTTTGCATTTATACCTGCTATCAAATCACAGGGGGCAATTATCCAAAATTATGGTGGCGATAAAAAAGAACCTTGGGTTTCGCCTTTAGATATTGCCAGTGCCATTGTAGAAGAGATGGAAAAACCATTTAACGGCAGGACAATTCGTTATATTGCCAGCGATGAAGTTTCTCCAAACAAAGTGGCTCAAGTGCTGGGCGAGGCAATTGGAAAACCCGATCTGAAATGGCAGATGGTTTCTGATGAACAATTTTTAAATGCTCTGTTGGCTATTGGTTTCAATCCACAGGTTGCCAAAGGTTATACAGAAATGAACGCCAGCCGAAGAACGGATGCCTACGAAGATTACAATTTGTACAAACCGCAATCATTGGGTAAAGTAAAATTGACCGATTTTGCAGGCGAATTTGCAACCGTCTTCAATAAAAAATAA
- a CDS encoding helix-turn-helix domain-containing protein gives MQNKPTYRIKTISEYHKVRELPKPQHPLISVINCADIRHIGNVCDYRWMLDFYSISLKRSSYSKAIYGQQEYDFDEGIMYFSAPKQLFSFEIDKEATPDFSGWILLVHPDFLWHTSLADKILKYEFFGYDVHEALFLSEKEELLLKNIILGIQQEYHTNMDKFSQHIIISQIETLLNYAERFYERQFLTRKITNHQILDRLDKLLNDYFNDNDLASRGLPTVQYVSDKLNVSPNYLSGLLKILTGQTTQQHIHDKLILKAKEKLSTTDLTVSEIAYGLGFEHSQSFNRIFKSKTNQSPLEFRKSFN, from the coding sequence GTGCAAAATAAGCCTACATATCGAATAAAAACCATTAGCGAATACCATAAGGTCAGGGAGTTGCCCAAGCCACAGCACCCTCTTATCAGTGTGATTAATTGTGCCGACATTCGACATATAGGCAACGTATGTGATTATAGATGGATGCTCGATTTTTATTCCATATCGCTCAAACGGTCTTCGTATTCTAAGGCAATATATGGGCAACAGGAATATGACTTTGATGAGGGGATTATGTATTTTTCTGCACCGAAGCAGTTATTTAGTTTTGAAATAGATAAAGAGGCAACGCCCGATTTTTCAGGGTGGATATTGCTTGTTCACCCTGACTTTTTATGGCATACGAGCCTCGCTGATAAGATCTTAAAATACGAGTTCTTTGGTTATGATGTACACGAGGCATTATTCCTATCGGAAAAGGAAGAATTACTATTGAAGAATATTATTCTGGGTATTCAGCAGGAGTATCACACGAATATGGATAAGTTCAGCCAGCATATTATTATTTCACAAATAGAAACGTTGCTCAATTATGCCGAACGGTTTTATGAGCGGCAGTTTCTGACAAGAAAAATCACTAATCATCAAATCCTGGACAGACTGGATAAATTATTAAACGATTACTTTAACGACAACGATCTGGCTTCAAGAGGACTTCCTACAGTTCAATATGTATCGGATAAATTAAACGTGTCGCCAAACTATTTAAGTGGCTTACTTAAAATATTGACAGGACAGACCACGCAGCAACACATTCACGATAAACTGATTTTAAAAGCTAAAGAAAAACTTTCAACAACAGATTTGACGGTTAGTGAAATTGCATATGGATTAGGTTTTGAGCATTCTCAATCTTTTAATAGAATATTCAAAAGTAAGACTAACCAATCTCCTTTAGAATTTAGAAAATCATTCAATTGA